From the Brassica napus cultivar Da-Ae chromosome A8, Da-Ae, whole genome shotgun sequence genome, one window contains:
- the LOC106361271 gene encoding metal-nicotianamine transporter YSL1, with protein MEIEQRKIMNREEVDKEENDNQLSLQEEEQETEEEMSGRTIEPWTKQITVRGVLVSIVIGVVFSVIAQKLNLTTGIVPNLNSSAALLAFVFVQTWTKILKKSGFVSKPFTRQENTMIQTSAVACYGIAVGGGFASYLLGLNHKTYVLSGPNMEGNSEKSVKEPGLGWMTAYLFAVCFIGLFVLIPLRKVMIIDLKLTYPSGLATAVLINGFHTQGDAQAKKQVRGFMKYFSFSFLWGFFQWFFSGIEDCGFAQFPTFGLKAWKQTFFFDFSMTFVGAGMICSHMVNISLLLGAILSYGLMWPLLDKLKGSWFPNNLDEHNMKSIYGYKVFLSVALILGDGLYTFVKIIYVTIISINARVKNKPNDLDAVGDKKQQKFRKEDENFLRDKIPMWIGISGYLTFAAVSTVVVPLIFPQLKWYYVIVAYVFAPCLAFCNAYGAGLTDINMAYNYGKIGLFVLAAVTGRENGVVAGLAGCGLIKSVVSVSCILMQDFKTAHYTMTSPKAMFASQMIGTVVGCIVTPLSFFLFYRAFDVGNPNGEFKAPYALIYRNMAILGVQGFSALPLHCLQMCYGFFGFAVLVSVVRDIAPAKVGRFMPLPTAMAVPFLVGAYFAIDMCVGTLVVFIWEKRNRRKAEVMVPAVASGLICGEGLWTLPAAILALAGVKPPICMKFLAS; from the exons ATGGAGATAGAGCAGAGAAAGATCATGAATAGGGAAGAAGTTGATAAAGAAGAGAACGATAATCAACTGTCactacaagaagaagaacaagagacaGAGGAAGAAATGTCTGGGAGGACGATCGAACCGTGGACGAAGCAGATAACGGTGAGAGGAGTTTTAGTGAGCATAGTGATCGGAGTTGTGTTCAGTGTGATAGCTCAGAAGCTAAATCTTACGACAGGGATTGTTCCCAACCTCAACAGCTCTGCAGCTTTACTGGCTTTTGTCTTCGTCCAGACATGGACTAAGATTCTCAAGAAATCAGGATTTGTCTCGAAACCATTCACAAGACAAGAGAACACAATGATTCAGACATCTGCTGTTGCTTGTTACGGCATCGCGGTCGGAG gtgggTTTGCTTCATATCTTCTGGGGTTAAACCATAAGACATATGTGTTATCTGGTCCAAACATGGAAGGTAACTCTGAGAAGAGTGTGAAAGAACCAGGCCTTGGTTGGATGACTGCTTATCTCTTTGCAGTGTGTTTCATCGGTCTTTTTGTCTTAATCCCTCTCCGTAAGGTTATGATTATTGACCTTAAGCTAACATATCCTAGTGGTCTAGCTACTGCTGTACTCATCAATGGCTTCCACACACAAGGAGATGCACAAGCCAA GAAACAAGTGCGTGGCTTCATGAAATACTTCTCATTTAGTTTCTTGTGGGGATTTTTCCAGTGGTTTTTCTCCGGCATAGAAGATTGTGGGTTTGCTCAGTTCCCAACCTTTGGTTTGAAAGCTTGGAAACAAAC GTTCTTCTTTGATTTTAGCATGACATTTGTAGGAGCAGGAATGATCTGTTCACATATGGTTAACATTTCTTTGCTTTTAGGAGCTATTCTCTCTTACGGCTTAATGTGGCCTCTTCTTGACAAACTCAAAGGCTCTTGGTTCCCTAATAATCTCGACGAGCACAACATGAAGAGCATATACGGTTACAAAGTCTTCTTATCCGTAGCTCTAATCCTCGGCGATGGTCTCTACACTTTCGTTAAGATCATCTATGTCACCATCATCAGTATCAACGCAAGAGTGAAGAACAAACCTAACGATCTCGATGCCGTGGGAGACaagaaacaacaaaaatttcGCAAGGAAGATGAGAACTTCCTCAGAGATAAAATCCCCATGTGGATAGGGATCTCCGGATATCTTACCTTCGCCGCGGTCTCAACCGTCGTGGTCCCTCTGATATTCCCGCAGCTCAAATGGTATTACGTTATCGTAGCTTACGTTTTCGCACCGTGTCTAGCTTTCTGTAACGCCTATGGAGCTGGACTTACCGACATTAACATGGCTTATAACTACGGTAAGATCGGTCTGTTTGTTCTCGCGGCCGTGACCGGAAGAGAGAACGGAGTCGTGGCCGGACTAGCCGGATGTGGACTGATCAAATCGGTTGTTTCAGTTTCTTGCATCTTGATGCAAGATTTCAAGACGGCTCACTACACGATGACGTCACCTAAGGCTATGTTCGCTAGCCAGATGATAGGAACGGTCGTTGGTTGCATCGTGACGCCGTTAAGTTTCTTCTTGTTCTACAGAGCGTTCGACGTCGGAAACCCTAACGGCGAGTTTAAGGCTCCTTACGCTTTGATATACAGGAACATGGCGATACTTGGGGTGCAAGGCTTCTCTGCTCTGCCTCTACATTGTCTCCAAATGTGTTACGGGTTTTTCGGGTTTGCGGTTTTGGTCAGCGTGGTGAGGGATATTGCTCCGGCGAAGGTGGGGAGGTTCATGCCGCTTCCGACGGCGATGGCGGTTCCGTTTCTGGTCGGTGCTTATTTCGCGATTGATATGTGTGTTGGGACTTTGGTTGTGTTTATTTGGGAGAAGAGGAATCGGAGGAAAGCTGAGGTTATGGTTCCGGCGGTTGCTTCGGGGCTAATATGCGGGGAAGGGCTTTGGACTTTACCGGCGGCGATACTTGCACTAGCTGGTGTAAAACCTCCAATATGTATGAAGTTTTTAGCTTCTTAG
- the LOC106361270 gene encoding 60S ribosomal protein L8-3: MGRVIRAQRKGAGSVFKSHTHHRKGPAKFRSLDFGERNGYLKGVVTEIIHDPGRGAPLARVAFRHPFRYKKQKELFVAAEGMYTGQFLYCGKKATLVVGNVLPLRSIPEGAVVCNVEHHVGDRGVFARASGDYAIVIAHNPDNDTTRVKLPSGSKKIVPSGCRAMIGQVAGGGRTEKPMLKAGNAYHKYRVKRNCWPKVRGVAMNPVEHPHGGGNHQHIGHASTVRRDAPPGQKVGLIAARRTGRLRGQAAALASKQE; the protein is encoded by the exons ATGGGTCGTGTCATCAGAGCTCAACGTAAGGGAGCGGGTTCCGTCTTCAAGTCCCACACCCACCACCGCAAGGGCCCCGCCAAATTCAGAAGCCTCGACTTCGGCGAAAGAAACGGATACCTCAAAGGTGTCGTTACCGAGATCATCCACGATCCAGGACGCGGTGCTCCGTTAGCCCGCGTCGCGTTCCGTCATCCTTTCCGTTACAAGAAGCAGAAGGAGCTCTTCGTCGCCGCCGAGGGTATGTACACGGGGCAGTTTCTTTACTGCGGTAAGAAAGCTACTCTTGTCGTCGGAAATGTGCTTCCTCTCAGATCTATCCCCGAGGGAGCTGTTGTCTGCAACGTCGAGCATCATGTTGGTGATCGTGGGGTTTTCGCTAGAGCTTCTGGTGATTACGCTATCGTTATTGCTCACAATCCCGACAACGACACAACAAG GGTTAAGTTACCATCTGGTTCGAAGAAGATTGTACCAAGTGGTTGCAGGGCTATGATTGGTCAAGTTGCTGGTGGTGGAAGGACGGAGAAGCCGATGCTTAAGGCGGGTAACGCGTACCACAAGTACCGTGTGAAGAGAAACTGCTGGCCTAAGGTTCGTGGTGTGGCTATGAATCCAGTTGAGCATCCTCACGGAGGAGGTAACCATCAGCATATTGGTCACGCTAGTACTGTTCGTCGTGATGCACCACCTGGGCAAAAGGTTGGTCTTATTGCTGCGAGGAGGACTGGTCGTCTGAGAGGTCAAGCTGCTGCTCTTGCTTCCAAGCAAGAATAA
- the LOC106361269 gene encoding U-box domain-containing protein 5 isoform X1 translates to MKKIVESSFPKDLILSLPYELRLLHWENYPLKSLPQKFDPCHLVELNLSYSQLQKLWGGTKNLKMLKVVRLCHSQQLTDINDLCKAQDLELLDLRGCTQLQSLPAMGQLRLLRVVNLSGCTEIRSFPEVSPNIKELHLQGTGIRELPVSTVTLSSQVKLNRELSNLLTEFPGVSDVINHERLTSLIKPVSSNQHLGKLVRLNMKDCVHLTSLPDMADLELLQVLDLSGCSNLNDIQGFPRNLEELYLAGTAIKEFPQLPLSLEILNAHGCVSLISIPIGFEQLPRYYTFSNCFGLSEKVVNIFVKNALTNVERLAREYHQQQKLNKSLAFSFIGPSPAGENLTFDMQPGSSVVIQLGSSWRDTLGIAVLVQVTFSKDYCEASGGFNVTCVCRWKDKDYVSHKREKDFHCWPPEEEGVSKDHTFVFCDLDIHPGACEENDTGILADLVVFEFFTVNKQKKLLDESCTVTKCGVYVITAAERDTSPNMTPSFDYLQELSDNDARNVYDGLDEDERTLFLYIACLFNDEEAYLLAPLSNGLEISSGIKILTDKSLIHISPYGVLVREGLLQKIGMEMINRRRQAQALTNLADIAGVDSRKWDNNANMIENLPHSFKMHSSMCLALKKLVDRVMKIFPEIEAARPGSSTAIQPLNEALEKAKLLLQYCSESSKLYMAVTGDDILTRGSRSKKLLEQSLADIRTMVPTALAIQILEVLQDLKSTELSLESSEEEAGKDIRELMRQSTSSSDEIRDFHFAALKLQLSTPEAVAVERRSLKSLYGKLGECEGNKRQILKYLLCLLKKHEKIIWRDHKDNSLTLHQSSNDSVCAGVADAGCSEEYNATLPEHFKCPLSLTVMYDPVIISSGHTFERMWIQKWFECNDSCPVSKRILDDFTLQSNVAMKDQISKWCSKKGLDVQDPAMKHVNASHNLDFSIPSFSSPLYNISDLSCFRSSDISSSFSTESETEIRDSTHSEWEIEPLCELSKLPWNAQVKVVQDVRSLFEQDSKAARSMSPSKFIEPLVTFLKNAHERNGTDVVKDGLELLLTFLSGNRRAIDSLGEEVFEMLCVFLGSELVAEETLNVLEVLSNHPHRLSKITSTGSLSCLLKIAESGAENLQEQAMITLKKLCSSNEICLEMVSLGFVQKLTSFLQQNVFSKHSIIMLKNLCNTEKGRVCVTETPGCLASISDLLDSNVSEEVENAISILLQLCVEKIEYCYLVVREGLNIYSSLLLISNNGTEEAKVGASELLRALEEVEEVEEEEESSTPQEEATTSQVVTHQEPITKPSPKNSGLFGLSFSISKKKIKL, encoded by the exons ATGAAAAAGATAGTAGAGTCCTCCTTCCCAAAGGACTTGATTCTCTCTCTGCCGTATGAGCTAAGACTCCTCCACTGGGAGAACTATCCTTTGAAATCCTTGCCACAAAAATTTGACCCATGCCACCTTGTTGAACTCAATTTGTCTTACAGTCAGCTTCAGAAACTTTGGGGAGGAACTAAG aaTCTCAAGATGCTGAAGGTGGTCAGGCTTTGTCATTCCCAGCAGCTAACTGATATTAACGATCTTTGTAAAGCTCAAGATCTCGAGCTATTAGATCTCCGAGGGTGTACACAACTGCAGAGTTTACCAGCCATGGGTCAGTTGCGGCTTCTCAGAGTTGTGAACCTTTCAGGTTGCACAGAGATCAGAAGCTTCCCAGAGGTTTCACCAAATATTAAGGAACTACATCTACAGGGAACTGGTATTAGAGAACTCCCAGTATCCACTGTGACCCTCTCCTCGCAAGTTAAGCTTAACAGAGAGCTGTCCAATCTTCTAACAGAATTCCCGGGGGTTTCAGATGTTATAAACCATGAGCGACTAACAAGCCTGATCAAACCCGTGTCATCTAATCAACATCTTGGTAAACTTGTTCGCCTTAATATGAAAGATTGTGTTCATTTGACAAGTCTGCCTGACATGGCTGATTTAGAATTACTTCAAGTTCTTGATCTGTCTGGATGCTCAAATCTCAACGATATTCAGGGTTTCCCACGAAACCTGGAAGAATTATATCTTGCTGGGACGGCCATAAAAGAATTTCCACAGCTTCCCTTGAGTCTTGAAATCTTGAATGCACATGGTTGTGTGTCTCTTATATCAATTCCTATCGGTTTCGAGCAGCTTCCTAGGTACTACACATTCAGTAACTGTTTTGGTCTTTCGGAAAAAGTGGTCAACATTTTTGTAAAGAATGCTTTGACTAATGTTGAGCGCCTCGCAAGGGAGTATCATCAACAACAGAAACTCAACAAATCTCTAGCTTTCAGCTTCATTGGGCCTTCACCTGCAGGGGAAAATCTAACATTTGATATGCAACCAGGATCTTCTGTGGTTATACAACTGGGCTCTTCTTGGAGAGATACGCTTGGAATTGCCGTATTAGTACAAGTTACATTTTCGAAGGATTACTGCGAGGCTAGTGGTGGTTTTAACGTTACTTGTGTTTGCAGATGGAAAGATAAGGATTATGTCTCTCATAAGCGAGAAAAAGACTTCCATTGTTGGCCTCCAGAGGAAGAAGGTGTTTCAAAGGACCACACGTTCGTCTTCTGTGATCTCGATATTCATCCTGGTGCCTGTGAAGAAAATGATACCGGCATATTAGCTGACCTTGTCGTATTTGAGTTCTTTACTGTGAACAAGCAGAAGAAGCTATTAGATGAGAGTTGTACAGTGACGAAATGTGGAGTATATGTGATAACTGCTGCAGAGCGAGACACAAGCCCTAACATGACTCCATCATTTGATTACCTGCAGGAGCTTTCTGATAATGATGCTCGAAACGTATATGATGGCTTAGACGAGGATGAAAGAACTTTATTTCTTTACATTGCGTGTCTGTTCAATGATGAGGAAGCTTATTTGTTGGCACCACTTAGCAATGGCTTGGAAATTAGTTCTGGGATCAAGATCTTAACCGATAAGTCTCTCATACATATATCTCCATACGGTGTTTTAGTACGAGAAGGCTTACTTCAGAAAATAGGTATGGAGATGATCAATAGACGGAGACAGGCGCAAGCTTTGACCAATTTAGCAGATATAGCCGGAGTGGATTCTCGGAAGTG GGATAATAACGCTAACATGATAGAGAACTTGCCTCACTCCTTCAAG ATGCACTCTTCCATGTGCTTAGCCTTGAAGAAATTAGTTGATAGAGTCATGAAAATATTTCCTGAAATAGAAGCTGCTAGACCCGGATCTTCCACAGCGATACAGCCTCTCAACGAAGCTTTGGAGAAAGCTAAGCTGCTTCTTCAATACTGCAGTGAATCCAGTAAACTCTACATG GCAGTAACAGGAGATGATATACTCACAAGAGGTTCTAGATCCAAAAAGTTATTAGAACAAAGCTTAGCTGACATCAGAACCATGGTTCCTACTGCTTTGGCTATCCAG ATACTTGAGGTTCTCCAGGATCTTAAGTCAACAGAGTTGTCTCTAgaatcatctgaagaagaagctggGAAAGATATTAGGGAACTGATGCGACAAAGCACATCTTCTTCTGATGAGATCAGAGATTTCCACTTTGCAGCCCTAAAGCTCCAGCTCTCAACACCTGAAGCCGTTGCGGTAGAGAGAAGGTCCTTAAAGTCGCTTTATGGGAAGCTAGGCGAGTGTGAAGGGAACAAGAGACAGATTCTGAAGTATCTCCTCTGCCTCCTGAAGAAGCATGAGAAAATCATATGGAGAGATCACAAAGATAACTCTCTCACACTGCATCAGTCTTCGAATgattctgtgtgtgctggtgttGCAGATGCCGGGTGTTCTGAGGAATACAATGCAACACTTCCCGAGCATTTCAAATGCCCTCTTTCTCTTACCGTGATGTATGATCCTGTCATCATTTCTTCGGGCCACACGTTTGAGAGGATGTGGATTCAGAAATGGTTTGAATGTAATGATTCATGTCCTGTATCGAAAAGGATACTGGATGATTTCACATTGCAGTCCAACGTAGCAATGAAGGATCAGATATCAAAATGGTGCTCCAAGAAGGGTCTTGATGTTCAAGATCCAGCAATGAAGCACGTAAACGCTTCACATAATCTTGACTTCTCCATTCCTAGTTTTTCAAGTCCTCTGTACAATATCTCAGACCTCAGCTGTTTCAGGAGTAGTGACATCAGTTCTAGCTTCTCCACTGAATCAGAAACAGAAATCAGAGATTCTACTCACAGCGAGTGGGAGATAGAACCCTTATGTGAACTCAGTAAGCTTCCATGGAATGCGCAGGTCAAGGTTGTTCAAGATGTAAGAAGTCTTTTTGAGCAAGATTCTAAGGCTGCTCGGTCTATGTCGCCGAGTAAATTTATTGAGCCACTTGTCACATTCTTGAAGAATGCTCATGAAAGAAATGGCACTGACGTAGTAAAGGATGGATTGGAGTTATTATTGACTTTCCTCAGTGGAAACCGAAGGGCTATAGACTCTCTGGGAGAAGAAGTATTTGAAATGTTGTGTGTCTTTCTCGGGTCTGAGTTAGTAGCTGAAGAAACTCTAAACGTACTCGAGGTTCTCTCTAACCACCCACACCGTCTCTCCAAGATAACTTCAACAGGCTCTCTCTCTTGCCTTTTGAAGATCGCTGAGTCTGGAGCAGAAAATCTTCAAGAACAAGCAATGATCACACTCAAGAAGCTGTGTTCAAGCAATGAGATTTGTCTGGAAATGGTCTCTCTCGGTTTTGTCCAGAAGTTAACATCTTTCTTGCAACAAAACGTCTTCAGCAAACACTCAATCATCATGCTGAAGAATCTCTGCAACACGGAGAAAGGTCGGGTTTGTGTAACCGAAACCCCGGGTTGTTTAGCTTCAATATCTGATTTATTGGACTCAAATGTTTCCGAGGAGGTAGAGAATGCAATCTCCATTCTCCTCCAGCTCTGTGTGGAGAAGATAGAGTATTGCTATCTTGTGGTGAGAGAAGGCCTTAATATCTACTCATCTCTTCTCTTGATATCCAACAACGGAACCGAGGAAGCGAAGGTGGGTGCATCTGAATTGCTTAGAGCTCTTGAAGAAGtagaagaagtagaagaagaagaagaatcctcCACACCACAAGAAGAAGCAACTACTTCACAGGTTGTTACTCATCAGGAACCTATAACAAAACCATCTCCAAAGAATTCTGGTCTTTTTGGACTCAGTTTCTCCATTtccaagaagaagataaaactaTAA
- the LOC106361269 gene encoding U-box domain-containing protein 5 isoform X3, translating to MRIDTTQRIENMSYSFKMHSSMCLALKKLVDRVMKIFPEIEAARPGSSTAIQPLNEALEKAKLLLQYCSESSKLYMAVTGDDILTRGSRSKKLLEQSLADIRTMVPTALAIQILEVLQDLKSTELSLESSEEEAGKDIRELMRQSTSSSDEIRDFHFAALKLQLSTPEAVAVERRSLKSLYGKLGECEGNKRQILKYLLCLLKKHEKIIWRDHKDNSLTLHQSSNDSVCAGVADAGCSEEYNATLPEHFKCPLSLTVMYDPVIISSGHTFERMWIQKWFECNDSCPVSKRILDDFTLQSNVAMKDQISKWCSKKGLDVQDPAMKHVNASHNLDFSIPSFSSPLYNISDLSCFRSSDISSSFSTESETEIRDSTHSEWEIEPLCELSKLPWNAQVKVVQDVRSLFEQDSKAARSMSPSKFIEPLVTFLKNAHERNGTDVVKDGLELLLTFLSGNRRAIDSLGEEVFEMLCVFLGSELVAEETLNVLEVLSNHPHRLSKITSTGSLSCLLKIAESGAENLQEQAMITLKKLCSSNEICLEMVSLGFVQKLTSFLQQNVFSKHSIIMLKNLCNTEKGRVCVTETPGCLASISDLLDSNVSEEVENAISILLQLCVEKIEYCYLVVREGLNIYSSLLLISNNGTEEAKVGASELLRALEEVEEVEEEEESSTPQEEATTSQVVTHQEPITKPSPKNSGLFGLSFSISKKKIKL from the exons ATGCACTCTTCCATGTGCTTAGCCTTGAAGAAATTAGTTGATAGAGTCATGAAAATATTTCCTGAAATAGAAGCTGCTAGACCCGGATCTTCCACAGCGATACAGCCTCTCAACGAAGCTTTGGAGAAAGCTAAGCTGCTTCTTCAATACTGCAGTGAATCCAGTAAACTCTACATG GCAGTAACAGGAGATGATATACTCACAAGAGGTTCTAGATCCAAAAAGTTATTAGAACAAAGCTTAGCTGACATCAGAACCATGGTTCCTACTGCTTTGGCTATCCAG ATACTTGAGGTTCTCCAGGATCTTAAGTCAACAGAGTTGTCTCTAgaatcatctgaagaagaagctggGAAAGATATTAGGGAACTGATGCGACAAAGCACATCTTCTTCTGATGAGATCAGAGATTTCCACTTTGCAGCCCTAAAGCTCCAGCTCTCAACACCTGAAGCCGTTGCGGTAGAGAGAAGGTCCTTAAAGTCGCTTTATGGGAAGCTAGGCGAGTGTGAAGGGAACAAGAGACAGATTCTGAAGTATCTCCTCTGCCTCCTGAAGAAGCATGAGAAAATCATATGGAGAGATCACAAAGATAACTCTCTCACACTGCATCAGTCTTCGAATgattctgtgtgtgctggtgttGCAGATGCCGGGTGTTCTGAGGAATACAATGCAACACTTCCCGAGCATTTCAAATGCCCTCTTTCTCTTACCGTGATGTATGATCCTGTCATCATTTCTTCGGGCCACACGTTTGAGAGGATGTGGATTCAGAAATGGTTTGAATGTAATGATTCATGTCCTGTATCGAAAAGGATACTGGATGATTTCACATTGCAGTCCAACGTAGCAATGAAGGATCAGATATCAAAATGGTGCTCCAAGAAGGGTCTTGATGTTCAAGATCCAGCAATGAAGCACGTAAACGCTTCACATAATCTTGACTTCTCCATTCCTAGTTTTTCAAGTCCTCTGTACAATATCTCAGACCTCAGCTGTTTCAGGAGTAGTGACATCAGTTCTAGCTTCTCCACTGAATCAGAAACAGAAATCAGAGATTCTACTCACAGCGAGTGGGAGATAGAACCCTTATGTGAACTCAGTAAGCTTCCATGGAATGCGCAGGTCAAGGTTGTTCAAGATGTAAGAAGTCTTTTTGAGCAAGATTCTAAGGCTGCTCGGTCTATGTCGCCGAGTAAATTTATTGAGCCACTTGTCACATTCTTGAAGAATGCTCATGAAAGAAATGGCACTGACGTAGTAAAGGATGGATTGGAGTTATTATTGACTTTCCTCAGTGGAAACCGAAGGGCTATAGACTCTCTGGGAGAAGAAGTATTTGAAATGTTGTGTGTCTTTCTCGGGTCTGAGTTAGTAGCTGAAGAAACTCTAAACGTACTCGAGGTTCTCTCTAACCACCCACACCGTCTCTCCAAGATAACTTCAACAGGCTCTCTCTCTTGCCTTTTGAAGATCGCTGAGTCTGGAGCAGAAAATCTTCAAGAACAAGCAATGATCACACTCAAGAAGCTGTGTTCAAGCAATGAGATTTGTCTGGAAATGGTCTCTCTCGGTTTTGTCCAGAAGTTAACATCTTTCTTGCAACAAAACGTCTTCAGCAAACACTCAATCATCATGCTGAAGAATCTCTGCAACACGGAGAAAGGTCGGGTTTGTGTAACCGAAACCCCGGGTTGTTTAGCTTCAATATCTGATTTATTGGACTCAAATGTTTCCGAGGAGGTAGAGAATGCAATCTCCATTCTCCTCCAGCTCTGTGTGGAGAAGATAGAGTATTGCTATCTTGTGGTGAGAGAAGGCCTTAATATCTACTCATCTCTTCTCTTGATATCCAACAACGGAACCGAGGAAGCGAAGGTGGGTGCATCTGAATTGCTTAGAGCTCTTGAAGAAGtagaagaagtagaagaagaagaagaatcctcCACACCACAAGAAGAAGCAACTACTTCACAGGTTGTTACTCATCAGGAACCTATAACAAAACCATCTCCAAAGAATTCTGGTCTTTTTGGACTCAGTTTCTCCATTtccaagaagaagataaaactaTAA
- the LOC125577254 gene encoding disease resistance protein RPS4-like encodes MANLTDLNLSFSEIEELWEGVKDTPKLKWVDLSHSSKLCNLTGLLNAESLQRLNLEGCTSLEELPREMKRMKCLVFLNMRGCTSLRVLPHMNLISMKTLILTNCSSLQTFRVVSDNLETLHLDGSAIGQLPTNMWKLQRLIVLNLKDCKMLAELPECLGKLKALQELVLSGCSKLKTFPIRIENMKSLQLLLLDGTSITDMPKILQLNSSKVEDWPELRRGMNGISSLQRLCLSGNDIITNLRIDISLLCHLKLLDLKFCKNLTSIPLLPPNLEILDAHGCDKLKTVMSPMAILKHMEKVHSKFIFTNCNSLEQASKDSITTYAQKKSQLDALRCYKEGHASEALFITSFPGSEVPSWFDHRMIGSTLKLKFPPHWCDNRLSTIVLCAVVAFQNEINSFSIECTCEFKNELGTCTRFSSILGGGWIEPRKIDSDHVFIGYTSSSHIINHVEGSPEHQKCVPTEASIKFKVIDGAGEIVNCGLSLVYEEPNHVVVEGDCSGTSSGRGLSVVESTMSFATRFLSVILRYLWLGVVFFSVFGFARFYFH; translated from the exons ATGGC GAATCTTACCGACCTTAACCTGTCTTTCAGCGAGATTGAAGAGCTCTGGGAGGGTGTTAAG GATACACCGAAGTTAAAGTGGGTTGATCTTAGCCACTCAAGCAAGTTATGCAATCTGACAGGGTTGCTAAATGCTGAAAGCCTCCAGAGATTGAATCTCGAAGGGTGCACGAGTTTGGAGGAGTTGCCTCGTGAAATGAAACGTATGAAATGTCTTGTTTTCCTCAACATGAGAGGATGCACGAGTCTCCGGGTTCTTCCGCATATGAATCTGATCTCTATGAAAACTCTCATCCTCACCAACTGCTCAAGCCTTCAGACATTCCGGGTGGTTTCGGATAATCTAGAGACCCTACACTTGGATGGATCTGCAATTGGTCAACTTCCTACAAACATGTGGAAGCTCCAGAGACTGATTGTATTGAACTTGAAAGACTGCAAAATGTTGGCAGAACTTCCAGAATGCCTGGGGAAGCTGAAAGCTCTGCAAGAACTGGTGCTATCTGGTTGTTCAAAGCTCAAGACTTTTCCAATTCGCATTGAAAACATGAAATCATTGCAGCTTTTATTGCTTGATGGGACATCAATTACAGACATGCCGAAGATATTGCAGTTGAATAGCTCAAAAGTGGAAGACTGGCCTGAACTAAGACGTGGTATGAACGGCATATCCTCATTGCAGCGTCTATGCTTAAGCGGGAATGATATAATCACCAACTTGCGAATCGACATCAGTCT ctTATGTCATCTGAAACTGCTTGACCTGAAATTCTGCAAGAATCTCACTTCAATTCCACTGCTTCCACCAAACCTAGAGATCTTAGATGCACATGGCTGCGACAAGTTGAAGACAGTCATGTCCCCCATGGCCATTCTTAAGCATATGGAGAAGGTTCACTCTAAGTTCATTTTCACCAACTGCAACAGTCTTGAACAAGCTTCAAAGGATAGCATCACAACGTATGCTCAAAAGAAAAGCCAGCTAGATGCGCTTAGATGTTATAAAGAG GGACATGCTTCAGAAGCTTTATTCATTACTTCCTTTCCAGGGAGTGAAGTACCTTCATGGTTTGACCATCGCATGATTGGATCAACGTTAAAGCTGAAGTTTCCGCCACATTGGTGTGACAACAGACTTTCAACAATAGTTCTATGCGCTGTTGTTGCATTCCAAAATGAGATCAACAGTTTCTCAATAGAATGCACTTGTGAGTTCAAAAACGAACTTGGAACATGTACACGTTTCAGCAGCATTCTTGGTGGAGGTTGGATTGAACCACGCAAGATTGATTCAGACCATGTGTTTATCGGTTACACCAGTTCCTCCCACATAATAAATCATGTAGAAGGTTCGCCAGAACATCAAAAATGTGTTCCTACCGAGGCGTCAATAAAATTCAAAGTGATAGATGGAGCAGGTGAGATTGTGAATTGTGGTTTAAGTTTGGTGTACGAGGAACCAAACCATGTTGTTGTCGAAGGAGATTGTAGTGGAACTTCCTCGGGAAGAGGTTTATCAGTTGTAGAGAGTACAATGAGCTTTGCTACTCGGTTCCTCTCTGTTATTTTGAGGTATTTGTGGCTAGGTGTTGTGTTCTTTTCGGTTTTTGGGTTTGCTAGATTTTATTTTCACTAG